CAGCCCCTCTCCCACGTTGTGGGAGAGGGGAGAAAAACAGTGGCATGACATTCGCCGGCGGCGTTTTTTGCTCCCCTCTCCCGCACGCGGGAGAGGGGCCGGGGGTGAGGGCCAGCGGTCAAAATCGCGACCTGTCGGCAAGCAGCACCTCAACGCCCTCTCCCCCAGCCGCTCTCCCACGTTGTGGGAGAGGGGAGAAAACCAGTGGCATGACATTCGCCGGCGGCGTTTTTTTGCTCCCCTCTCCCGCACGCGGGAGAGGGGTTGGGGGAGAGGGCCGGCGGTTCAAATTGCGACCTGTCGGCAAGCAGCACCTCAACACCCTCTCCCCCAGCCCCTCTCCCACGTTGTGGGAGAGGGGAGAAAACCGGCGGCATGACATTCGCCGGCTGCGTTTTTTTGCTCCCCTCTCACCACGTTGTGGGAGAGGGGCGCAAACCAACGCCGTGGCATTCGCCGAGAAAGTCGGTCTCCGCCACCTCCATCAACCCATCCACCACCACCGCCCCCGACACCCCCAGCATGACCGGATTCAGGTCGACCGACCGGATGCCGCCTTGTGCCGCGTACACTAGTTGGCCGACCTGCGTGGCCAGGGTGCAGAGGGCGGCGATGTCCAGCGGGGGATCGCCGCGCACGCCGTCGAGGATGGGGGCGATGCGCAGGCGGCGGACGGCGCGTTCGATGGTGGCGGGGCTGGCGGGGGCCAGCAGCACGGCCGTGTCGCGCAGGGTTTCGACGTACTTGCCGCCGTCGCCGATCAGCAGGACGGCGCCGAAGGTGGGGTCCCAGTGCGCGCCGACCATGCACTCGCGCTGGCCGCGCGTCATGCGGGCGACGATCACGCCTTCGCAGGGCGCGTGCAGCGTGTCGAGCGTCTGGGTCTGCTGGGTAAAGGCGGCGACGATGGCGTCGCGGCTGTTGCAGTTCAGCGCGACCAGCCCGTGTTCGCTCTTGTGTGGCACGGCTGGCGAGCTGGCCTTGACCGCGACCGGGGCGCCGATCCGTTGCCAGGCGGCCACGGCCTCTTCGGCGGTCTGGCACAGGTAGTGTTCGACCACGGGCACGCCGGCCTTGGCCAGCCGGGCCAGGCTGGCGGCCTCGCTGAGCGTCCGGGCCGGCACCGTGGCTGCCGGTGCCGATGTCGGCATGGCCGTTTCGCCAGCGATATCGCGCAGCAACTGCTGGTGGGCGGTGAGCTGGTGGAAGGCGGCCAGCGCGTCGGCGGCGTGGAAGAACGTTGGCACGCCGGCCGCGCGGAACACGCCGGCCACCGATTCCTGCCAGGCGGCGACGGCGATCGGCTTGCCCGCCGTGTCGGCAAACTGCGCGGCGTCGCGGGCAAAGCGCGGCACGTCGTAGCCCATGCCGGCCACCGGGATATCGAGCAGCACGAAATCGGCAGCCGGATCGGCGCCGACGATGGGCAGCACGTCGCCGAACAGGCCGCTGTTGGTCAGCAGCGCGGCCGTGACGTCGACCGGGTTGGCCGTCGCGGCGAAGCCGGGCAGCTTGCCGGCCAGCGCGGATTGGGTGGGCGGGGCCAGCGGCGCCATGCCGATGCCGAGCGCGTCGGCGCTGTCGGTGGCCATCACGCAGCTCGCGCCCGAGTTGCTCACGACGACGAGCCGGCGGCCCTCGGGCTGCCAGCCGCGCAGGTAGAGCGGCGCGCAGCGGGCCAGCGCGTGGGCGTCGTCGACGCGCCAGATGCCGTGGCGGGCCAGGAAGGCGTCGACCGCGCGGTCCTCGTTGGCCATGGCGCCCGTGTGCGACGCCGCGGCGCGCGCGCCGGCCTGCGAGCGGCCCGATTTCACCGCCACCACCGGCACGCCGCGCGCCCGCGCCACGGCGGCGGCCTCGGCCAGCACGGCCGGGTCGGTCAGCGTTTCCAGATAAAGCAGCAGCAGCCGGATGTCGGGGTCATGCGCCACGGCCAGCGCCAGTTCGCTGACGGTCACGTCGGCCTGGTTGCCCGTGGCGTGCACATGGCGCACGCCGATGCCCTGGTGCCGCAGCAGCCCGTACACCAGCGCCGCCGTGCCGCCGCTCTGGCTGACCACCGCGACCGGCCCGTCCTTTGGCGGAATTTCGATGAACATGGTCGAGAAACTGGCGATGGCGCCATTGCCGAAGTTCGCCAGCCCCTGGCTGTTCGGCCCGACGATGCGTAGCCCGGCGCCGCGCGCGATGCGCACCATGTCGTCCTGCTGGCGCCGGCCGTTCTCGCCGGCCTCGCCGAACCCGGAGGCAATGACGATGGCCGCACCCACGCCCAGCCGCGCGCAGTCGGCCACGGCCTGCACCGCCGCATCGCCGCCCACCACGATCACGGCCAGCTCGGGCGCCTGGGGCAGCGCGTCGAGCGACGGATAGGCGCGTAGCCCCTGCAGCGTCTCGCGCTGCGGGTTGACCGGGTAGATCGTGCCGGCGTAGCCCATCGCTTTCATATAGTGGATAGGCCGGCCGCCGATCTTGTGGATGTTGTCGGACGCGCCGACGATGGCAACGGAACGCGGGGCGAGCAGGGCGGAGAGGGTGTCGGACATCGGTGTGGTCTCGGTGTTGTTCTGGGTGAGGCGGGCCGGTCAGGCGGGGACGAAGCGCAGCAGCGGCTGGCCGTCGACGTCGAAGCGGCTGGCGCGCACACGGTCGCCGATGGCGGTGCCCGGCGCGGCGTGGCCCATCACGCGCGGGCCTTCGTCGAGCGTGGCGATGACCAGCGTGTACGGCGCCAGTGCCTGGAAGGCTTCGGTCGGCCCGCGGAATACCTCGGTAACGGCGTGCACCGTCGCCAGCCCGCCGCTGTCGCGCCAGACCAGCGCGCGGCTGCCGCACTGGCGGCAGGCATGGCGTTGCAGGGGCTGCCAGGCGCCGCAGGCGTTGCAGTGCTGGTAGCGGACCACGCCGGCGGCCACGCCTTCGGAAAATGGCGATGTCATGAGGCCTCCAGGATCAGGCTGACATGGGACGACAGCACGCCGCCGTCGGCATGGAACAGGGCGCGCCGGTGCGGCGGCACCTGCCGCGCGCCGGCCGTGCCGGCCAGTTGCCGCGCGGCCTCGGCCAGGTGCATCAGCCCGCCGGCCACGCCGGAATGGCCGAACGCCAGCAGCCCGCCGTGGGTGTTCAGCGGCAGCGGCCCATCGGCGCGGAAATCGCCCGCGCGCAGCCGCGCGACCGCCTGTCCGCGTGGCGCGATGCCGATCTCTTCCAGCAGCATGACCAGCGTGATCGTGAACGAGTCGTAGATGGCGAGCGTGTCGATATCGGCTACGGTGCAGCCGGCCTCGGCCAACGCCCGCCCGGCGGCGTCGGCGGCGCCGGTGGTCATCACGTCGTCGATGGCGCACAGGTGCTGGTGGCGATGCGCCTGCCCGGCGCCGGCAATCCGCACCGGGCGGCCGGGGCCCGGTTCGGGCGACACGACGATGGCCACCGCGCCGTCCGAGATCGGGCAGCAGTCGGACAGCCGCAGCGGCGACGCGATGGGCCGCGCCTGACGCGCGGCGTCCAGCGTCAGCGGCTCGCGCAGGTGGGCGTCGGGATGCCCGGCCGCGTGCTCGCGCATCAGCACGGCAAAGTCGGACAGCGCGTCGGCGTCCAGGCCGGTCTCGAACAGGTAGCGCGATGCCAGCAGCGCGTAGTAGGCCGGCACCGAGGCGCCGTTCGGCACCTCGATCTCGGGCTCGCCGACCTGCGCCAGCGTCTGCACCGACTGGTCGCGGCTCTGGCCGCTAAGACGATTCTCACCGGCGACGACCAGCACGTTGCGGCATCGCCCGCTGCGTACCAGGTCATGCGCCAGCATCGCCATCAGCCCGCCCGTGGCGCCGCCGCCGGCCATGCCATGCGCGTAGGCCGGCCGCAGCGACGCGAACTCGCAGAAGCGGTCGGCCAGCATCAGGTGCGGCAGCGTGGTGGCGTAGCCGCAGAGCACGCCGTCGATCTGGTCGCGCGGCAAGCCGGCGTGCGCCAGCGCGGCATCGGCAGCCTGCGCCATCAGCGTCAGCGGCGTACTGCCGGGCAGCCGGCCGAAGCGCGTGTTGCCGACGCCGCGCACATACGTCTCGGCCATCGTCATTTCTTCAAAAGCGGGCACTGGGACTTGGCCGGCGGCATGAACGCCTGGTCGCCGGGCACGGTGGCCAGCAGCTTGTAGTAGTCCCACGGGTACTTGGATTCCTCGGGCTTCTTGACCTCGAACAGGTACATGTCGTGGATCATCCGGCCGTCCTCGCGGATCCGCGCGTTCTTGGCAAAGAAGTCGTTGATCGGCAGCGACTTCATCTGCTTCATCACGGGCGCCGTCTCGTCGGTGCCGGCCGCCTGCACGGATTTCAGGTAGTGCGTGACCGACGAATAGACGCCGGCCTGGCTCATGTTCGGCATCTTCTTGACCTTGTCGAAGTACTTGCGCGACCACGTCCGCGTGGCGTCGTTCATGTCCCAGTAGAACGCCTCGGTCAGCACCAGCCCCTGCGCCGTCTTCAGGCCGATGGCGTGGATGTCGTTGATGTAGAGCAACAGCCCGGCCATCTTCTGGGTACCGTTGCGCGTCAGGCCGAACTCGGAGGCGGCCTTGATGGCATTGACCGTGTCGCCGCCCGCGTTGGCCAGCCCCACCACCTGGGCCTTGCTGGCCTGTGCCTGGAGCAGGTACGAGGCGAAGTCGCTGGTATTGATCGGATGCCGGGCCGCGCCCAGCGCCTGCCCGCCGGCCTCGGTGACCACCGTGGTGGCCGATTGCTGGAGCGTGTGGCCGAACGCGTAGTCGGCGGTCAGGAAGAACCACGTCTTGCCGCCGCGCTGGACCATCGCCCGGGCCGTGGTATTGGCCAGCGCGTAGGTGTCGTAGGCGTAGTGGACGGAGACCGGCGTGCAGAGGTCGTTCGTGATCCGCTCGCTGCCGGGTCCGGAGAACACCACCACCTTGTTCTTCTGCTTGGCGACGTCGAGCACGGCCAGCGCCGGCGCGGACGCGGCCACGTCCAGGATGGCGTCGACCTTGTCGGTATCGAACCATTCGCGCGCCTTGTTGGCGGCGATGTCGGCCTTGTTCTGGTGGTCGACCACCACAAGCTCCACCTTCTTGCCAAGCACCTTGCCGCCAAAGTCGTCGATCGCCATCTGCGCGGCGGCGGCACTGCCCCGGCCGGTCACGTCCGCGTACAGCCCGCTCATGTCGAGCAGCAGGCCGATCTTGACCACATCGTCGGAAATGCCCGGCTTGGGCTGGGCGTGCGCAGCCACGGCGGCCAGGGCCAGCGCGGCGGCGGTAAGCAGGCGATTGAGGTGCATGGTCTCCTCCGGGGGTTTTGGTTTGGGTGGTGCGGTGTTGTGATGCGCCTGGATTGCCTTTCGGTTTGCTTCCCTCTGCCGAACGGCGGGAGAGGGGCCGGGGGAGCGGCTCGGCATTTCAGGATGCCGATGTCGCGGTTTGGGCCGCCTTGCCCTCTCCCCAACCCATCTCCCGCCGCGCGGGAGAGGGGAGCTGAAACCGTGGCGGTCTGAAACGTCTACACCGTTGCCACCGGCGTGGTCGGTGATCCCACGGCGCCCGGCAGTCTCAGCGGTGGCGCGGTCAGCATGAAGCGGGTGCGGCCGTGGGCGCGCAGCCAGTCGGCCAGGTCGCGCAGGTACCAGAGTTCGCCCAGCGGCAGGCCGAGCTTGAACAGGCAGTGGTGGTGCAGCGGCAGCAGCGGGTGCGTCCGGGCGTCGTCGGGAGGCGGCAGGGCCGGGTAGCGCTCGACCGCGTAGTTGTCGGCGATCAGTGCGGCGATGCCGGAATCGGTGATCCAGTTCAGCAGCCGGTCGTCGCGGCCGTTCAGTGCGCAGCAGCTATGGTGCAGCACGGTCTCGTCGGGGTCGCGCTGCATCGACAGCACCACCTCGGCAAAGCCGGTGCGCAGCAGCAGCATGTCGCCGCGCTCCACCTCCACGCGGCGGGCTTCCATGGCGTGCATCAGGTCGTCGTAGCCGACGTTGCGGAAATCGGTGCCGAAAGCGTCGGCCAGGTCCACCAGCACGCCGCGGCCCTGCATGCCCTTGACGGCGAAGTTCTCGATGCCGAGCGCGTCGGCGTGGCTGGCGTGGCCGTGGCCGCAGTCGTGGGCCGCGAAGTCGTCGTCCTCGGCGTAGTCCACTGGCCCGACGATGTCGTCGTTGGCCCGGAAGCCGTTGTAGTAGACGCGCTCGGGCCGGCCGTCGCCATCGGCATCGAACAGCGCGCCCACGTGGGCCAGCGAATCCCACTGCGTGGAGTACTGCAGGCACAACAGCACCTGGTCGTCGCTGATGACGTCGGTGGCGGCCGGGTTGACCTTGGCCAGCGGGAAGTTCAGGTACGGGATGTCGTCGCGGAACGTTGGCCGCAACTGGGGCGGATGCCGGCGCGGGTTGAGTTTGTTGCCGCCGGGGTAGTCCAGCGGCATCGACAGGCAGAAGCTGAGCCCGGCCTGGATCTCGCGCGCGCCCCTGACCACCTGTTCGGGGCCGATCAGGTTGACGCGGCCCAGTTGATCGTCGGGACCAAAGTCGCCCCAGTTCGAGCCTTCCGGCCGTTGCTTCCAGCGCATGCTTCATGCCTCCTGTTGTCGTGGGATGGGGTGCCGCCACAGCGCGGCGATGGTGTCGGCCTCGCGCCGCAGCGCGCGGGCCAGCGCCGCCTCGCGGTCGGCGATGCGCTCGTTGAGCGCGGCGATGCTGATGGCGCCCAGCGGGTAGCCGTCCGGGCCGGGCAGGGCGATGCCGATGCCGCCCATGCGCTCCACCACCACGTCCAGCAGCACCGCGTAGCCGCGCGCGCGCGTGGTGGCCACGTGGCGGCGCAGCACATCGGCGTCGATCTGGGGATAGCGTTTCAGCGACGGGGCGATGCAGTCGAGCACCGTGTCGACCTCGTCGTCAGGCAGCGCGGCCAGCAGCGCCAGGCTGCCGGCGCCCACGCCCAGCGGGCGGCGGCTGCCGACGTCGAGATAGTTGGCGCGGATCGGAAAGGTGCCGAGCCGCAGTTCCAGGCAGACCGATTCCCAGCCGCTGGGCACGGACAGGATCGCGGTGTCCTCGAACGTGTTCGCCAGCCGGATCAACGCCGGGCGCACCAGCGGGCGCATGTCCAGCCGCTGCTGCGCCGCAGCCTGCAGCGTCAGCCACTCGCGCCCCGGCGAGAACGCCTTGGTAGCGGGATCGCGCTCGACCATGCCCTCGGCCACCAGTGTTTCCAGCAGCCGCAGCGCCGACGCCTTGTCCACGTTGGCGGCGGCGGCCAGGTCGGTCAGCCGGGCATTGCGGGTGTCGGACAGCGCACGCAGCAGGCGGCACGCCTTCTGCAGCGAGGTGCTGGGCACGGTCACGTATGCGTCTCCTCCGGGCGGGGTTTTGTGTAATGAAATCGTGGTGCATGCGGCAACCGTTGGTTTATAGGAGACGGACGGCCCGCCGTCATTCTGCGGCGCATCAAAGTTTTGCCCGATGAAACCGCGCCGGCTGGCCGATGCGGCGTCTTCCTACAGCGCCGCGCGGCCGGATGCCGACGCGGTGCGGCCCGGCCGATGGCTAGCATGGGATCGGAGGCATCCGCGCAGATCGCCGAAGATCGCATCAGAACGGCGCAAGGATGCCCGTACCGGGAGGGCGACACGACAAGGAGCCCAGACATGACAGGCAACATGATTTCCGGCGAGGCCGCCAACACGCGCATCGCCGCGCTTTACGACACCGAGGCGGATGCCGCGCAGGCCGTCGACCTGGTCTGCACCAGTGCCCGGCTCAGCGCCGGGCAGGTCAAGTTGATCCACCCGCACGAGGCCCACTTCGGCCGCAAGCTGGAGCCCGACGAGGCCGGCATCGCGCGCACGGCCGTCCGCTCGCACCTGACGCTCGGGGCGTGCGGGATGATCCTGGGGCTGCTGGTGATGGCCGTGCTGTACCTGCAGGACGTGGCGTGGGTGACGCAGAACCCGGTGCCGGCCGGTCTGGTCGGCGCGTTCATCGGCGCGATGCTGGGGATGATGGGCGGCGGGCTGGTAACGGCGCGGCCCGATCACCAGGCGGTGATCACGCCCGTGCGCGAGGCGGTGCGCGGGGGCCGCTGGGCCGTGCTGGTCAATCCCGAGTCGCCGCAGCAGTGCGACGACGCCATGCGCACGCTACGCGGCACCCATGCCGAGGTGATGCGGACGGTCTGAGCCGTCTGAGACGGGCTGCTTATTCGCCAAGGAACTCGGCCAGCACCTCCAGGCCGTCGACGTGGTCCGCAACGACCTTGGCGATGACCGCCAGCGGAATCGCCAGCAGCATGCCCCAGGTGCCCCACAGCCACGTGAACAGCAGCAGCGACACGAACACGGCCACGGCGTTCATGCGGGCCATGCGGCCGGTCATCCACGTGGTCATGCCGTTGCCGATCAGCGTGGCGATGACCAGCGACCCGCCGGCCGCCGCGCCCGCCACCGCCAGCGTGCCGAACTGCATGAAGCCGGCCACGCCCAGGCACACGGCCACCACCAGCGAGCCGAAGTAGGGCACCAGGTGCAGCACGCTGGCCACCAGCGCCCAGGTGCCGGCGTTGTCGATCGACAGGTAGCGCAGCAGGATGTACGTGCAGATGCCCAGCGACGCATTGGTGACCAGCAGCATCAGCATGTAGCGCTGGATCTGCCGGTTGATCTCGTCCAGCATATGCACGCTGATTTTCTTCTGGCTGATGGTCTTGCCGGCCATCTTGATGAACTTGCGCTTGAACATGTCGCCGGCCAGCAGCAGGAACCACGTCAGGAACAGCACCACCACGACCTGCGCGATCAGCGCGAAGGCGCCCATCCAGCCGGCCCAGATCATGTTGTTGATGCCGTCGCCGCCGCGTTCCACGACGATGGGCGCGCCGCGCGGCGCCGGTGGCTGCCCGGTGCCGCCCAGGATGGTGGCGGCCCGGCGCACCTTCTGCAGCACTGAATCGTCGCCGCTCATCAGCGCCCCGACCGACCGCGACAGCTTGCTGGCGATCTCGGGCAGCCGGTCGACGATCGACGACACCTGGCCCTCCAGCAAGTAGGCGCCGCACAGCACCATGCCCAGCAGCCCCAGCAGCACGACGGTGGCGCCCACGGCGCGTGGCACGCGCTGGCGCTGCAGCAAGGCCACCATCGGGTCGAGCAGGTAGGCCATGACGATGGCCAGCACCACGGGCACCACGAACGCGCGGGCGACGTGCAGCGCGTAGAGCGATGCCAGCGTGGCCAGCACAATCAGCGCCAGGCTGCCGCTGCGCACGGAGCGCGTCCAGGGTGGCGGGGTGAAATCGGGAATCGTGACCGGGGCGGCGGCAGCGGCGGCCAGGGCTGGGCTGCCGGCGTCGGCGCGGTCATCCTCAATCGGATCGGCAATCGGGTCGGACGGCTCGCTGGCGGCCTGGGCAGTATCGGACGTGTCCGACATGCCGGCGCGCGCCGCCGCGTCACCCGTCTGGGTGGGCGGGGCTGGGTCGGCCGCGCGCGCAGCCGGGTCCGGCGCGGACGGGGACCGCAGGGCGGGGGTGGGCGGGACGGTCGACATGGCTCGCTGGCTCTGTTATGGGTGCCTGCTCAGAGCATAGTGGCGGCCAGCGGGATGGAATGTCGGCGTGCAACGGGTCGGGCTGTAGGACGGATGCACGTGACGGCCGCGTTACCGGGCGGGGGGGCGGGGGCGGGGGCCGGCGAGCCGAAAAAAGGTCATCCACAAAAAGCAAAACGCCGGTCGGGTGGACCGGCGTTCCGTAGGGGGCAGGGCGATCGGCCGGTTGGCGTGCCGATGGCCGCTGGTGCGTCAGCGTGACGTGTCGTCAGGGCCTGAGGACGTATCCAGAAACTGGGGCTGTTTGAGCAGCGGATCGTTCTTGATCATCCAGCGAACACCGAAAGCCAGTGCAACGATGCAGGCCAGCATATACGCAACGATCGCAGTGAGAG
This sequence is a window from Cupriavidus pauculus. Protein-coding genes within it:
- a CDS encoding acetate--CoA ligase family protein, whose amino-acid sequence is MSDTLSALLAPRSVAIVGASDNIHKIGGRPIHYMKAMGYAGTIYPVNPQRETLQGLRAYPSLDALPQAPELAVIVVGGDAAVQAVADCARLGVGAAIVIASGFGEAGENGRRQQDDMVRIARGAGLRIVGPNSQGLANFGNGAIASFSTMFIEIPPKDGPVAVVSQSGGTAALVYGLLRHQGIGVRHVHATGNQADVTVSELALAVAHDPDIRLLLLYLETLTDPAVLAEAAAVARARGVPVVAVKSGRSQAGARAAASHTGAMANEDRAVDAFLARHGIWRVDDAHALARCAPLYLRGWQPEGRRLVVVSNSGASCVMATDSADALGIGMAPLAPPTQSALAGKLPGFAATANPVDVTAALLTNSGLFGDVLPIVGADPAADFVLLDIPVAGMGYDVPRFARDAAQFADTAGKPIAVAAWQESVAGVFRAAGVPTFFHAADALAAFHQLTAHQQLLRDIAGETAMPTSAPAATVPARTLSEAASLARLAKAGVPVVEHYLCQTAEEAVAAWQRIGAPVAVKASSPAVPHKSEHGLVALNCNSRDAIVAAFTQQTQTLDTLHAPCEGVIVARMTRGQRECMVGAHWDPTFGAVLLIGDGGKYVETLRDTAVLLAPASPATIERAVRRLRIAPILDGVRGDPPLDIAALCTLATQVGQLVYAAQGGIRSVDLNPVMLGVSGAVVVDGLMEVAETDFLGECHGVGLRPSPTTW
- a CDS encoding Zn-ribbon domain-containing OB-fold protein; translation: MTSPFSEGVAAGVVRYQHCNACGAWQPLQRHACRQCGSRALVWRDSGGLATVHAVTEVFRGPTEAFQALAPYTLVIATLDEGPRVMGHAAPGTAIGDRVRASRFDVDGQPLLRFVPA
- a CDS encoding thiolase family protein; translated protein: MTMAETYVRGVGNTRFGRLPGSTPLTLMAQAADAALAHAGLPRDQIDGVLCGYATTLPHLMLADRFCEFASLRPAYAHGMAGGGATGGLMAMLAHDLVRSGRCRNVLVVAGENRLSGQSRDQSVQTLAQVGEPEIEVPNGASVPAYYALLASRYLFETGLDADALSDFAVLMREHAAGHPDAHLREPLTLDAARQARPIASPLRLSDCCPISDGAVAIVVSPEPGPGRPVRIAGAGQAHRHQHLCAIDDVMTTGAADAAGRALAEAGCTVADIDTLAIYDSFTITLVMLLEEIGIAPRGQAVARLRAGDFRADGPLPLNTHGGLLAFGHSGVAGGLMHLAEAARQLAGTAGARQVPPHRRALFHADGGVLSSHVSLILEAS
- a CDS encoding ABC transporter substrate-binding protein translates to MHLNRLLTAAALALAAVAAHAQPKPGISDDVVKIGLLLDMSGLYADVTGRGSAAAAQMAIDDFGGKVLGKKVELVVVDHQNKADIAANKAREWFDTDKVDAILDVAASAPALAVLDVAKQKNKVVVFSGPGSERITNDLCTPVSVHYAYDTYALANTTARAMVQRGGKTWFFLTADYAFGHTLQQSATTVVTEAGGQALGAARHPINTSDFASYLLQAQASKAQVVGLANAGGDTVNAIKAASEFGLTRNGTQKMAGLLLYINDIHAIGLKTAQGLVLTEAFYWDMNDATRTWSRKYFDKVKKMPNMSQAGVYSSVTHYLKSVQAAGTDETAPVMKQMKSLPINDFFAKNARIREDGRMIHDMYLFEVKKPEESKYPWDYYKLLATVPGDQAFMPPAKSQCPLLKK
- a CDS encoding cyclase family protein, with the translated sequence MRWKQRPEGSNWGDFGPDDQLGRVNLIGPEQVVRGAREIQAGLSFCLSMPLDYPGGNKLNPRRHPPQLRPTFRDDIPYLNFPLAKVNPAATDVISDDQVLLCLQYSTQWDSLAHVGALFDADGDGRPERVYYNGFRANDDIVGPVDYAEDDDFAAHDCGHGHASHADALGIENFAVKGMQGRGVLVDLADAFGTDFRNVGYDDLMHAMEARRVEVERGDMLLLRTGFAEVVLSMQRDPDETVLHHSCCALNGRDDRLLNWITDSGIAALIADNYAVERYPALPPPDDARTHPLLPLHHHCLFKLGLPLGELWYLRDLADWLRAHGRTRFMLTAPPLRLPGAVGSPTTPVATV
- a CDS encoding IclR family transcriptional regulator; this translates as MTVPSTSLQKACRLLRALSDTRNARLTDLAAAANVDKASALRLLETLVAEGMVERDPATKAFSPGREWLTLQAAAQQRLDMRPLVRPALIRLANTFEDTAILSVPSGWESVCLELRLGTFPIRANYLDVGSRRPLGVGAGSLALLAALPDDEVDTVLDCIAPSLKRYPQIDADVLRRHVATTRARGYAVLLDVVVERMGGIGIALPGPDGYPLGAISIAALNERIADREAALARALRREADTIAALWRHPIPRQQEA
- a CDS encoding riboflavin biosynthesis protein RibA, encoding MTGNMISGEAANTRIAALYDTEADAAQAVDLVCTSARLSAGQVKLIHPHEAHFGRKLEPDEAGIARTAVRSHLTLGACGMILGLLVMAVLYLQDVAWVTQNPVPAGLVGAFIGAMLGMMGGGLVTARPDHQAVITPVREAVRGGRWAVLVNPESPQQCDDAMRTLRGTHAEVMRTV
- a CDS encoding AI-2E family transporter gives rise to the protein MSTVPPTPALRSPSAPDPAARAADPAPPTQTGDAAARAGMSDTSDTAQAASEPSDPIADPIEDDRADAGSPALAAAAAAPVTIPDFTPPPWTRSVRSGSLALIVLATLASLYALHVARAFVVPVVLAIVMAYLLDPMVALLQRQRVPRAVGATVVLLGLLGMVLCGAYLLEGQVSSIVDRLPEIASKLSRSVGALMSGDDSVLQKVRRAATILGGTGQPPAPRGAPIVVERGGDGINNMIWAGWMGAFALIAQVVVVLFLTWFLLLAGDMFKRKFIKMAGKTISQKKISVHMLDEINRQIQRYMLMLLVTNASLGICTYILLRYLSIDNAGTWALVASVLHLVPYFGSLVVAVCLGVAGFMQFGTLAVAGAAAGGSLVIATLIGNGMTTWMTGRMARMNAVAVFVSLLLFTWLWGTWGMLLAIPLAVIAKVVADHVDGLEVLAEFLGE